The Mucilaginibacter gracilis genomic interval GCTGCAATATTTTTTTTTGCCGCTTCTTTTTTTGCGGCCATACTATCGGCCGCGGTTGGTATACTAGTAAACTGCACATCCGCGGTTGATACGGTATCGGCCGCTTTGCTTTGTGCAGCGGCAGGTAAAGGGGCACTAAAAAACAATAAAACTATTAAAAACAGGGTGGTAACCGGTAATTTACTTTTCATTACAATAAGGCGGAATATATATATATTAATTGTTTTAAATTATTTAACGTCAACACTAAAATCCAGATCTTCGGGAGGCAAACATTTCTGGTCGTTACAAGTCATATATTCCAGTTTACCTTTAATAGTGGCAGGGCCTGCTTTTTTAAGTTTAACTTTTTGTTGAAAGGTAACCGAGGTTTCAAAATAGCTAACATTCATTTCAAAGGCTTTTTCAAACCTGGTAATAGGTTTGGGTTCAATAGTTTTGCCAACAACGGTGTAGCCTTTAGCTGCCGGGAACGTGAATGAAGTTTTAACCGGCCCACCATCTTTTACCGTTTGCGAGTAAATGTGCCAGCCTTCATCTATAGTAGCCCTAATTAAAACAACGGCTTCGGTAGCACTGGTTTTTTTTGCCGCATAGCTCCATTTAACCGGTGTTAGTATTTGGGCATGCAACTGGTTTGCAAGTAATACGGCTAATATTAAAAGTAGTTTCTTCATTTTATTTTGGTGTTGGTTTGTTCAAAAATTCAATCTCTTTAAAATTGTATTGTATTAATTCGTTATTAGTTTCTATACATAGCAGGCCGTTTGGGTTTACATCTTTAATTATGCCATTAAAGGTTATACCATTGGCCGCAAAGGGCCTTAACTCGTTTAGCCAGTATAGCTTTTGCAAATAAAACGCTTGCAAAGGCTCAAAATTTTCCGACCGTAACATTAAATATGCAACCTCAACCTCGTTACAAATTTCTGCTAATAATGCTTTTAATTCATAATCTTTATGTAATATCTGTTTTACAGATATGGCATTGGCCGCGCCATCCTCAAAAATGGTTTGGTTAACATTAATGCCTATGCCAACAATAGCGTTTTTTATTTGACTGCCTTGCACCATGTTTTCAATTAAAACGCCACCTAATTTGTTGCTGCCAAAATAAATATCGTTTGGCCATTTAATTTTAGCATTTGGGCCCAGAACTTTTTCAATGGCTTTTATAATACCCACACTTATAGCAACGTTTAAATTAAATTGCCTGTTAAGTGGCAAAAAAGTTGGCTTTAACAAAATACTGAATGTGAGGTTTTTTCCGGGTTGGCTATGCCATTGGTTTTGCCGCTGGCCCCGCCCGGCATACTGGCTCTCTGCCATAATGACTGTGCCTTCTATTAATGGCGTGGAATTTGCCAATGATTGTTTAAGGAAATTGTTAGTTGAATCAACCTCGGTTAGCGAAACCAAATTTTGTCCAACAAATAATCCTGAAAATGTGTTATTTTGCAATGTCAAAACAAATATTAATCAATAGGTCCAAAACTAAATCTTTTTAATGGCAAAAAACAAAGCAATCAAAGAATCATCCTACATTTCTGAATTAGCCGTATTTGGCATACAAGAAAAAAAGGGGAATGACATTATCCGGTTAGATCTTAGAAACATCCATAGTTCAGTAACCGACTATTTTGTAATATGTCATGCCGATTCGGCCACACAGGTTAAAGCAATTGCCAACAGCGTTGAAGATGAGATTTACAAGGCTACCAAGCAAGAACCGCGACACAAAGAGGGGTTAGAACATGGCGAGTGGATTTTGCTGGACTATTTTGATGTTGTGATTCACATTTTTAGAACCGACAAAAGAGAGTATTACGGTGTAGAAGACCTGTGGGGAGATGCAGAAATAAAATATTATAAAAGCGCTTAATCAACATAACAAAAATTTATTGCAATTACAATTAAACGCAAGTTGAGCTTATAACGAACATGAAAGAAAGTAAATCCGAAAAACCTCCAATCCGGAGGAATCCAAATAAAAAAATAAATTCAAAAGCCCCAAAGTTTAACATTATGTGGCTTTATGCGGTGGTGGTATTTGCACTGCTGGCAGGTTCGCTTTTATTAAAAGGCGGTACCGGAAAACAAATAACGTGGCAACGTTTTGAAACCCGCATGTTAGACCAGCACGATGTTGAACGTGTTGTGGCCTACAAAAGCAGTGATTTAGTTATTGCCGAAGTTTATATTAAGAAAGACAGCCTTAAAAAACCCGAATACAATGATTTGCAGGATAAGGCCAATTTTGCCCTTACCCCAACAGCTACGCCGCAATATATTTTTTCGGATGCGTCGTTTGATAGTTTAAAGCAATCGTTAAACAATGCACAGAAGGATTTTGCAGCCAACCAAAAGGTCTCGCTTACTTTTGATTCTAACGATAGCATCTGGTCGAGCTGGTTAGTGCAAACTGTAATTATGCTGGTACTCTTTGCCGGTATGTGGATATTTATCATGCGCCGCATGTCGGGCGGTTCGGGCGGTGGCCCGGGCGGGCAGATATTTAACATCGGTAAATCAAAAGCTACCCTGTTTGATAAAGAAGCGCAGGTATCGGTAACGTTTAACGATGTTGCAGGTCTTGAAGAAGCTAAATATGAGGTAATGGAAATTGTTGATTTCCTCAAGAATCCTAAAAAATACACCAACCTGGGTGGTAAAATACCAAAAGGAGCGCTGCTGGTAGGTTCGCCGGGTACTGGTAAAACATTACTGGCCAAGGCTGTTGCCGGCGAGGCTCATGTACCTTTCTTCTCGCTATCCGGTTCCGATTTTGTTGAAATGTTTGTTGGCGTAGGTGCATCGCGCGTTCGCGATTTGTTCCGCCAGGCGAAAGACAAAGCCCCATGTATTATATTTATCGATGAAATTGATGCCATTGGCCGCGCCCGTGGTAAAAACAATATGGTTGGCGGTAACGATGAGCGCGAAAACACCCTTAACCAGTTATTGGTTGAGATGGATGGTTTTGGTACCGATTCGGGAATTATCATTCTGGCAGCTACCAACCGCCCTGACGTGTTAGACTCGGCACTGTTACGTCCCGGACGTTTTGACAGGCAAATATCTATTGATAAACCCGATTTGAACGGACGCGAACAAATATTTAAAGTTCACTTAGCGCCGGTTAAAACCGCGCCAGATGTTGATGCCAAAAAGCTATCGGCACAAACACCTGGTTTTGCCGGTGCCGAAATAGCTAACGTTTGTAACGAAGCCGCTTTAATAGCCGCCCGTAAAGACAAAGAGGCCGTTGATATGCAAGATTTTCAGGATGCTATTGACAGGGTAATTGGTGGTTTAGAAAAGAAAAACACTTTAATTTCGCCCGAAGAAAAACGTGTTGTTGCTTATCACGAAGCTGGCCACGCAATTGCAGGCTGGTTTTTAGAGCACACCGACCCTTTAGTTAAGGTATCAATTGTTCCGCGTGGTGTTGCCGCTTTAGGTTATGCACAGTATTTACCTAACGAGCGGTTTTTGGTTGCCAAAGAGGAGTTGATGGATGATATGATATTATCAATGGGTGGCCGTGTTGCCGAAGATATTGTTTTTGGTAAAATAACAACCGGAGCCCTAAGTGATTTGGAACGTATTACCCGCCTTGCATACGGCATGGTTAAAATTTATGGTATGAACGAAAAGGTAGGTAATCTATCGTTCTACGATCCGCATGGCGAAAACCAGTTTAACAAACCATACTCGGATACCACTGCCGAATTAATTGACTCGGAAGTGCGTGCCCTGGTAGAACTTGTTTACGCAAAAACAAAAACACTGATAAACGAACATCGCGAAGGCTTAGAAAAAGTTGCCGCTAAATTGTTAGAAAAAGAAGTGCTGTTTCAAAGCGACCTGGAAGATTTATTAGGCAAGCGCCCGTTTGAGGGACGCACCACTTATGATAAGTTTGTAAACGGCGAAACAGTTGTTGCAGCAACGGTTGATAACAATGCCATTCCGGATACGCTGCTCGATCCGTCAAAAGATAATATGGCAGGTGATATAGGTTAAAATATCCATAATAAATTTTTAAAGCCACCGTGTTTTCATGGTGGCTTTTTGTTTGCAAGCAAGTTTTTTTACTGTTATAAAGCTAACTACGCTATTTTTACTCATATTTGTTTTTGTGCTAAGTACATAGAGGGTTTGTTTATACATGAAGGACATTACAACCAGCAAAGAGAAGCTGCTAAAAAAGATACGTAAGGCATTATTAGAAAGGCGCGATAACCCGTACCCGGCCTTTGAAGACCAGCCGCTATACGCCCCTGCCGCCGAAATACCCGAAGTTGTGTTTGCCGAAGCCTTTAGTGCAGTAGCAGGCCAGTTTGTTTTTTGTGAAGACGAAATGCAGTTTATAGAAAACCTGTTAAACCTGGCCGAAGAACGAAAATGGCGAAAGGTTTACTGTTGGGAAAGCCCGTTGCAAAATATTTTAAAACAATACGAATACCCGTTTTTTGAAACCGACAAAGATTTTGAACAAGCCGAAGTTGGTTTTACCTTGTGCGAGGCTTTGATTGCTCGCAATGGTAGTATATTGGTGTCAAACGGTAATAGTGCCGGGCGCAGGTTAAGCATTTATCCTAATGTACATATTGTGCTGGCCTATACATCGCAGTTGGTGATGGACCTTAAAGATGGTTTTGCGCTTATTAAAAACAAGTATGGTAATGCATTACCTTCTATGATATCAAACATAACCGGCCCCAGCCGTACTGCCGATATTGAGAAAACATTAGTTTTAGGCGCACATGGCCCCAAAGAGTTATTTGTTTTTTTATTGGATGGTTAGTTTAATGCACCCAACCCATACAGGGAAATAAAAACCAGTTAAAAACTTTTTATAGCCTGTTTTTCGGTTTTTACTTTTGGGGAGAGTACATAAACTTGTTTGCGGCACGAGCTGCACTTGTATTTTTTAAAAGGCAGAAAAAACAAAACTTTTTTTACAAAAAAACTCCGTTTTACCCTCGATTCAAAATCCCTGCCACAGGTTTTGCATTTTGGTTTTGAGGGGACTAAAGAGATCTGCATGGGTAATAGTTTTATCGCTTATACGCAGAGTAATTTATATAGTTACAATAATAATCTTTTTTTAACGAATATTAAAACAAAAAACCTTTACTGTGGTTTAGGAAGCGGCAATTTTTTGTTACAATGGCAACGCTACCCATGTAGGTATCGCCAGCGTTAAAACTTTTAACTAAAGATGTATTTGCAGAGCCAATTATTTTATTATCAACAAAGTGTAATCCCGTAAGGCCGGGCACTTGTTTTATATCGTCGTCAATCCCTTTTGCGGTGGCTTTAAGCAAGGCTTCTTTGCGTGTCCATAAAGTGTAAAAGGAGTGTAGTGGCATTGCCGATTGCTTTACATGTGCAATCTCGGCCGGGCCGAAACTAATATCCATAATATCGGTATAGTGTACATTAACGTCTAATTGCTCAACATCCACACCTATTTCTGTTTCCGAAATGGCCACCAAAATACAATCGTCCGAATGTGATACGTTAAAATGAATAGTTGCATTACCATTAAGATAAGGCTTTTTGTTTGGGCCTTCTTTAAACGAGAGCAGCGACGGATCGGCATTAAGGTATTTCCCAAGTAGCACCCTAAGCACGGCGCGGCTTATTATAAACCGTTGTTTATCTGCCTCGCGGTAGTAGCGGTTAGCCCTTTCGCGTTCATGGGCAGAGAGCAAACTCCAAAAACGCTCCATTTGCGATATTACTGAACTGATAAAGATGCGCCAAACATCGTTGTAGGTTGTTAAGTTAAAAGTGTTGTTGTCGGCATTAACCCATTCAATGTTTTCAATATCCTCAATCAGTATCGTGGTGGTGCCCATAAGCTGTTATATTATCCGCATAAAAGCGCCGCAATATATTGCTATAAATATAACAAGCACGCTAAAATTATTTTAGAAATAAAAAAATGAATGCCAACTTAATAATACAACCGGGCGTGTTTAACCATTAAATATAAAAAACCAGGGATACCGGAAATACAACTGCCACTACCGAATTTAATATTACCGCAATAGCTGTAAAAAAAATGCGAAGGGTTGCCTTGCCTAAAGTTTACGTAGGCACCAGGTAGTCATGCAGCGTTGGTTTTGTACGTTGGTTGTTTTAATGGGTTCGTGTAGTTGCCCGTTCAAATCATGGGTATAGCGTAACAGGGTTTGCTGGTTTACCAAAAACCTTTCAGATTCATCGGGCAGTAAATACCTGCTGTTGCCAATATCGCGCACCAGCGTTTCAATGCCAATATCTGATGCTAAACGGGCAAACAAAAAACCGCCGGGTTTAATTACCCGCCAAACCGAGCGCAGCATGGCATCAAAATGGGCCTGGTCGTTAGCAAAATGTAATAGAGCGTTGCAAACAGCGAGGTCAAAAAAATCATCATCAAATGGCAAATTTTCGGCGGGCGCAATTTTAAAGTTTTCGGCGGGGTTTTTCGGTGCCAGTTGTAACGATAAATTTTTAACCGCATCAATAGCCTCCGGGTTAGGGTCAACACCATAAACATCATATCCGTTTTGCAAAAAGTAAACCATGTTGCGGCCCCCGCCGCAACCAACATCTATTATGGTTTTGCAATTGTTGTAAGTGCCTTTAAGTAATTGGTCAAACAGGTAAATATCAATATTGCCATAAAGTTGCTGTAGGTTGGTATGCATGTTTTTAAACGGGTTGTAAAGTTGAAGGTCGGTAGCGTTATTTTTATATGTATAACAGCCAGTGTTCAATATACCATCAAAAGTAAAAATTTATTTTATATTTTACTAAAAATTTTAGTAAAATTGTATTCAAAATATACCAATGATGGAAAAGGCAAATAACGAAAATAAGATGATTGAGTTAAAAGATTGGGCCAAAGAAGTTATGGAATTACTGGATGAGGTAAAGCCCTATCGCAGTGTTTTTTACAAACAACGCGTGGCCAAATTAAAAGACGAATTTAAACATATAACCAATGGGCAGGCGTGTTATAAACTGCGCAATACGTTATCGTAGCATATTCAAAATAGTAAATTTATTTACCCCAATTTATTGGTAAGGTTTGCAAATGCATTGCGGGGTACGGTTGGGATGTGGGCTCCCAAAAATATTGGTTAAACGGTATTTAGCGCAACAATAAAAGCAACATTATTGTAAGGCAATCAATTAAAGCACTGGTTTTTAAACTACGCTCTGTATTTAAATTGTTTTTTCCTTACAATAATGTTTAGCAGGTTGTATTAAAAACTCATATCATCGGCACTTGGGCCGTAGCTGCCAGGTATAGGTATATTTAGCAAGCGTAAAAACACGCCCAATTGCGCACGGTGATGCACTATTTGCGAAAACGTTGTCCTTATCATTTCGCCTTTGGTTGATACGCTGTATATTTCATTCCCGTTCCGCAATGTCCAGGTAGGCTCCAAATCGGCGTCGGTGGCTTTTTCAAGGCTTGCTCTTCCGTCTGCTAACGATTTTTCTAATAATTCCATCAACTCTGCCGTATTGGCAACATGGGTTGGCTT includes:
- the ftsH gene encoding ATP-dependent zinc metalloprotease FtsH, whose amino-acid sequence is MKESKSEKPPIRRNPNKKINSKAPKFNIMWLYAVVVFALLAGSLLLKGGTGKQITWQRFETRMLDQHDVERVVAYKSSDLVIAEVYIKKDSLKKPEYNDLQDKANFALTPTATPQYIFSDASFDSLKQSLNNAQKDFAANQKVSLTFDSNDSIWSSWLVQTVIMLVLFAGMWIFIMRRMSGGSGGGPGGQIFNIGKSKATLFDKEAQVSVTFNDVAGLEEAKYEVMEIVDFLKNPKKYTNLGGKIPKGALLVGSPGTGKTLLAKAVAGEAHVPFFSLSGSDFVEMFVGVGASRVRDLFRQAKDKAPCIIFIDEIDAIGRARGKNNMVGGNDERENTLNQLLVEMDGFGTDSGIIILAATNRPDVLDSALLRPGRFDRQISIDKPDLNGREQIFKVHLAPVKTAPDVDAKKLSAQTPGFAGAEIANVCNEAALIAARKDKEAVDMQDFQDAIDRVIGGLEKKNTLISPEEKRVVAYHEAGHAIAGWFLEHTDPLVKVSIVPRGVAALGYAQYLPNERFLVAKEELMDDMILSMGGRVAEDIVFGKITTGALSDLERITRLAYGMVKIYGMNEKVGNLSFYDPHGENQFNKPYSDTTAELIDSEVRALVELVYAKTKTLINEHREGLEKVAAKLLEKEVLFQSDLEDLLGKRPFEGRTTYDKFVNGETVVAATVDNNAIPDTLLDPSKDNMAGDIG
- a CDS encoding LutC/YkgG family protein, which gives rise to MKDITTSKEKLLKKIRKALLERRDNPYPAFEDQPLYAPAAEIPEVVFAEAFSAVAGQFVFCEDEMQFIENLLNLAEERKWRKVYCWESPLQNILKQYEYPFFETDKDFEQAEVGFTLCEALIARNGSILVSNGNSAGRRLSIYPNVHIVLAYTSQLVMDLKDGFALIKNKYGNALPSMISNITGPSRTADIEKTLVLGAHGPKELFVFLLDG
- a CDS encoding biotin--[acetyl-CoA-carboxylase] ligase gives rise to the protein MQNNTFSGLFVGQNLVSLTEVDSTNNFLKQSLANSTPLIEGTVIMAESQYAGRGQRQNQWHSQPGKNLTFSILLKPTFLPLNRQFNLNVAISVGIIKAIEKVLGPNAKIKWPNDIYFGSNKLGGVLIENMVQGSQIKNAIVGIGINVNQTIFEDGAANAISVKQILHKDYELKALLAEICNEVEVAYLMLRSENFEPLQAFYLQKLYWLNELRPFAANGITFNGIIKDVNPNGLLCIETNNELIQYNFKEIEFLNKPTPK
- a CDS encoding protein-disulfide reductase DsbD N-terminal domain-containing protein; this translates as MKKLLLILAVLLANQLHAQILTPVKWSYAAKKTSATEAVVLIRATIDEGWHIYSQTVKDGGPVKTSFTFPAAKGYTVVGKTIEPKPITRFEKAFEMNVSYFETSVTFQQKVKLKKAGPATIKGKLEYMTCNDQKCLPPEDLDFSVDVK
- a CDS encoding 4'-phosphopantetheinyl transferase family protein, yielding MGTTTILIEDIENIEWVNADNNTFNLTTYNDVWRIFISSVISQMERFWSLLSAHERERANRYYREADKQRFIISRAVLRVLLGKYLNADPSLLSFKEGPNKKPYLNGNATIHFNVSHSDDCILVAISETEIGVDVEQLDVNVHYTDIMDISFGPAEIAHVKQSAMPLHSFYTLWTRKEALLKATAKGIDDDIKQVPGLTGLHFVDNKIIGSANTSLVKSFNAGDTYMGSVAIVTKNCRFLNHSKGFLF
- a CDS encoding DinB family protein — its product is MAIIQMLLKEMDQEAQTTRKMLNRIPDDKYQWQPHVKSMTIAQLSNHIAELPTWITLVLNTTELDFATAPYKPTHVANTAELMELLEKSLADGRASLEKATDADLEPTWTLRNGNEIYSVSTKGEMIRTTFSQIVHHRAQLGVFLRLLNIPIPGSYGPSADDMSF
- a CDS encoding class I SAM-dependent methyltransferase; amino-acid sequence: MHTNLQQLYGNIDIYLFDQLLKGTYNNCKTIIDVGCGGGRNMVYFLQNGYDVYGVDPNPEAIDAVKNLSLQLAPKNPAENFKIAPAENLPFDDDFFDLAVCNALLHFANDQAHFDAMLRSVWRVIKPGGFLFARLASDIGIETLVRDIGNSRYLLPDESERFLVNQQTLLRYTHDLNGQLHEPIKTTNVQNQRCMTTWCLRKL
- the rsfS gene encoding ribosome silencing factor, which gives rise to MAKNKAIKESSYISELAVFGIQEKKGNDIIRLDLRNIHSSVTDYFVICHADSATQVKAIANSVEDEIYKATKQEPRHKEGLEHGEWILLDYFDVVIHIFRTDKREYYGVEDLWGDAEIKYYKSA